One segment of Choloepus didactylus isolate mChoDid1 chromosome 15, mChoDid1.pri, whole genome shotgun sequence DNA contains the following:
- the IKZF5 gene encoding zinc finger protein Pegasus isoform X1: protein MGEKKPEPLDFVKDFQEYLTQQTHHVNMISGSVSGDKEAEGLQGDEDVWSPGRADRIYLSRRRSWNRESSDLAKPARAGTDGDQNGLDHPSVEVSLDENSGMLVDGFERTFDGKLKCRYCNYASKGTARLIEHIRIHTGEKPHRCHLCPFASAYERHLEAHMRSHTGEKPYKCELCSFRCSDRSNLSHHRRRKHKMVPIKGTRSSLSSKKMWGVLQKKTSNLGYSRRALINLSPPSMVVQKPDYLNDFTHEIPNIQTDSFESMTKTTPTGGLPRDPQELMVDNPLNQLSTLAGQLSSLPPENQNPASPDIVPCPDEKPFMIQQPSAQAVVSAVSASIPQGSSPTSPEPRPSHGQRNYSPVAGPSSEPSAHTSTPSLGNSQPSTPAPTLPVQDPQLLHHCQHCDMYFADNILYTIHMGCHGYENPFQCNICGCKCKNKYDFACHFARGQHNQH from the exons atggGTGAAAAGAAACCAGAGCCTTTGGACTTTGTGAAAGATTTTCAGGAATATCTGACTCAGCAGACCCATCATGTGAACATGATTTCTGGATCAGTTAGTGGGGACAAAGAAGCAGAGGGTCTTCAGGGAG ATGAAGACGTTTGGTCCCCAGGAAGGGCTGACCGTATTTATCTATCCAGAAGGAGAAGCTGGAATAGAGAAAGCAGTGACTTGGCTAAACCTGCTAGAG CTGGAACAGATGGTGATCAAAATGGACTTGATCACCCATCTGTTGAAGTTTCCCTGGATGAAAACTCAGGAATGTTAGTAGACGGGTTTGAACGGACCTTTGATGGAAAGCTCAAATGTCGGTACTGCAACTATGCCAGCAAAGGGACAGCCCGGCTTATCGAACATATCAGAATCCACACAG GTGAGAAACCTCATAGATGTCACTTATGTCCATTTGCATCTGCTTATGAGCGTCATCTGGAAGCCCATATGCGTTCCCATACTGGAGAAAAACCATACAAATGTGAATTATGTTCCTTCCGCTGCAGTGATCGAAGTAACCTGTCCCATCATCGAAGACGCAAGCATAAAATGGTACCAATCAAAGGTACTAGGTCTTCTTTGAGCAGCAAGAAAATGTGGGGGgttttacagaagaaaacaagCAATTTGGGGTATAGCAGACGAGCACTAATCAACTTGAGTCCACCTTCCATGGTGGTTCAGAAACCAGACTACCTTAATGATTTTACCCATGAAATCCCAAATATTCAGACGGACTCCTTTGAAAGTATGACGAAAACCACACCAACTGGTGGCCTACCAAGGGACCCCCAAGAACTCATGGTTGACAACCCTTTAAATCAGCTCTCAACTCTAGCGGGACAGTTGTCCAGTTTGCCACCTGAAAACCAAAACCCTGCATCCCCTGATATAGTTCCCTGCCCTGATGAAAAGCCTTTCATGATTCAGCAGCCCTCAGCCCAAGCAGTAGTTTCTGCTGTGTCAGCAAGTATTCCTCAGGGCTCCTCTCCCACAAGCCCCGAGCCTCGGCCATCACATGGTCAAAGGAACTACAGTCCAGTGGCAGGTCCGAGCAGTGAACCAAGTGCCCACACAAGTACCCCCAGCTTAGGAAATAGCCAGCCGAGCactccagcccccaccctgccAGTCCAGGATCCTCAGCTTCTGCACCACTGCCAGCACTGTGACATGTATTTTGCAGACAATATTCTTTACACTATTCATATGGGATGTCATGGGTATGAAAATCCTTTTCAGTGTAATATATGTGGATGCAAATGTAAAAACAAGTATGATTTTGCCTGTCATTTTGCAAGAGGGCAACATAACCAACACTGA
- the IKZF5 gene encoding zinc finger protein Pegasus isoform X3 gives MLVDGFERTFDGKLKCRYCNYASKGTARLIEHIRIHTGEKPHRCHLCPFASAYERHLEAHMRSHTGEKPYKCELCSFRCSDRSNLSHHRRRKHKMVPIKGTRSSLSSKKMWGVLQKKTSNLGYSRRALINLSPPSMVVQKPDYLNDFTHEIPNIQTDSFESMTKTTPTGGLPRDPQELMVDNPLNQLSTLAGQLSSLPPENQNPASPDIVPCPDEKPFMIQQPSAQAVVSAVSASIPQGSSPTSPEPRPSHGQRNYSPVAGPSSEPSAHTSTPSLGNSQPSTPAPTLPVQDPQLLHHCQHCDMYFADNILYTIHMGCHGYENPFQCNICGCKCKNKYDFACHFARGQHNQH, from the exons ATGTTAGTAGACGGGTTTGAACGGACCTTTGATGGAAAGCTCAAATGTCGGTACTGCAACTATGCCAGCAAAGGGACAGCCCGGCTTATCGAACATATCAGAATCCACACAG GTGAGAAACCTCATAGATGTCACTTATGTCCATTTGCATCTGCTTATGAGCGTCATCTGGAAGCCCATATGCGTTCCCATACTGGAGAAAAACCATACAAATGTGAATTATGTTCCTTCCGCTGCAGTGATCGAAGTAACCTGTCCCATCATCGAAGACGCAAGCATAAAATGGTACCAATCAAAGGTACTAGGTCTTCTTTGAGCAGCAAGAAAATGTGGGGGgttttacagaagaaaacaagCAATTTGGGGTATAGCAGACGAGCACTAATCAACTTGAGTCCACCTTCCATGGTGGTTCAGAAACCAGACTACCTTAATGATTTTACCCATGAAATCCCAAATATTCAGACGGACTCCTTTGAAAGTATGACGAAAACCACACCAACTGGTGGCCTACCAAGGGACCCCCAAGAACTCATGGTTGACAACCCTTTAAATCAGCTCTCAACTCTAGCGGGACAGTTGTCCAGTTTGCCACCTGAAAACCAAAACCCTGCATCCCCTGATATAGTTCCCTGCCCTGATGAAAAGCCTTTCATGATTCAGCAGCCCTCAGCCCAAGCAGTAGTTTCTGCTGTGTCAGCAAGTATTCCTCAGGGCTCCTCTCCCACAAGCCCCGAGCCTCGGCCATCACATGGTCAAAGGAACTACAGTCCAGTGGCAGGTCCGAGCAGTGAACCAAGTGCCCACACAAGTACCCCCAGCTTAGGAAATAGCCAGCCGAGCactccagcccccaccctgccAGTCCAGGATCCTCAGCTTCTGCACCACTGCCAGCACTGTGACATGTATTTTGCAGACAATATTCTTTACACTATTCATATGGGATGTCATGGGTATGAAAATCCTTTTCAGTGTAATATATGTGGATGCAAATGTAAAAACAAGTATGATTTTGCCTGTCATTTTGCAAGAGGGCAACATAACCAACACTGA
- the IKZF5 gene encoding zinc finger protein Pegasus isoform X2, translated as MGEKKPEPLDFVKDFQEYLTQQTHHVNMISGSVSGDKEAEGLQGAGTDGDQNGLDHPSVEVSLDENSGMLVDGFERTFDGKLKCRYCNYASKGTARLIEHIRIHTGEKPHRCHLCPFASAYERHLEAHMRSHTGEKPYKCELCSFRCSDRSNLSHHRRRKHKMVPIKGTRSSLSSKKMWGVLQKKTSNLGYSRRALINLSPPSMVVQKPDYLNDFTHEIPNIQTDSFESMTKTTPTGGLPRDPQELMVDNPLNQLSTLAGQLSSLPPENQNPASPDIVPCPDEKPFMIQQPSAQAVVSAVSASIPQGSSPTSPEPRPSHGQRNYSPVAGPSSEPSAHTSTPSLGNSQPSTPAPTLPVQDPQLLHHCQHCDMYFADNILYTIHMGCHGYENPFQCNICGCKCKNKYDFACHFARGQHNQH; from the exons atggGTGAAAAGAAACCAGAGCCTTTGGACTTTGTGAAAGATTTTCAGGAATATCTGACTCAGCAGACCCATCATGTGAACATGATTTCTGGATCAGTTAGTGGGGACAAAGAAGCAGAGGGTCTTCAGGGAG CTGGAACAGATGGTGATCAAAATGGACTTGATCACCCATCTGTTGAAGTTTCCCTGGATGAAAACTCAGGAATGTTAGTAGACGGGTTTGAACGGACCTTTGATGGAAAGCTCAAATGTCGGTACTGCAACTATGCCAGCAAAGGGACAGCCCGGCTTATCGAACATATCAGAATCCACACAG GTGAGAAACCTCATAGATGTCACTTATGTCCATTTGCATCTGCTTATGAGCGTCATCTGGAAGCCCATATGCGTTCCCATACTGGAGAAAAACCATACAAATGTGAATTATGTTCCTTCCGCTGCAGTGATCGAAGTAACCTGTCCCATCATCGAAGACGCAAGCATAAAATGGTACCAATCAAAGGTACTAGGTCTTCTTTGAGCAGCAAGAAAATGTGGGGGgttttacagaagaaaacaagCAATTTGGGGTATAGCAGACGAGCACTAATCAACTTGAGTCCACCTTCCATGGTGGTTCAGAAACCAGACTACCTTAATGATTTTACCCATGAAATCCCAAATATTCAGACGGACTCCTTTGAAAGTATGACGAAAACCACACCAACTGGTGGCCTACCAAGGGACCCCCAAGAACTCATGGTTGACAACCCTTTAAATCAGCTCTCAACTCTAGCGGGACAGTTGTCCAGTTTGCCACCTGAAAACCAAAACCCTGCATCCCCTGATATAGTTCCCTGCCCTGATGAAAAGCCTTTCATGATTCAGCAGCCCTCAGCCCAAGCAGTAGTTTCTGCTGTGTCAGCAAGTATTCCTCAGGGCTCCTCTCCCACAAGCCCCGAGCCTCGGCCATCACATGGTCAAAGGAACTACAGTCCAGTGGCAGGTCCGAGCAGTGAACCAAGTGCCCACACAAGTACCCCCAGCTTAGGAAATAGCCAGCCGAGCactccagcccccaccctgccAGTCCAGGATCCTCAGCTTCTGCACCACTGCCAGCACTGTGACATGTATTTTGCAGACAATATTCTTTACACTATTCATATGGGATGTCATGGGTATGAAAATCCTTTTCAGTGTAATATATGTGGATGCAAATGTAAAAACAAGTATGATTTTGCCTGTCATTTTGCAAGAGGGCAACATAACCAACACTGA